The following proteins come from a genomic window of Lolium rigidum isolate FL_2022 chromosome 5, APGP_CSIRO_Lrig_0.1, whole genome shotgun sequence:
- the LOC124652939 gene encoding LOW QUALITY PROTEIN: ATPase GET3A-like (The sequence of the model RefSeq protein was modified relative to this genomic sequence to represent the inferred CDS: deleted 1 base in 1 codon), with translation MSSVAVVQAGDMPDPSVRNLLDQDTLKWVFVGGKGGVGKTTCSSIVSILLASVRSSVLVISTDPAHNLSDAFQQRFTKFPTLVKGFSNLYAMEIDPKVENDDFGNEGMEGFISELTNAIPGVDEAMSFAEMLKLVQTMDYSVVVFDTAPTGHTLRLLQFPATLEKGLEKMMDLKNRFGGLINQATRLFGLGDELNEDAMLGRIEGMKDVIEQVNRQFKDPDLTTFVCVCIPEFLSLYETERLVQELAKFEIDAHNIIINQVIFDEEAVESKLLKARVKMQQKYVDQFHMLYDDFNITKLPLLPEEVCGVQALKNFSKHFLAPYTPTLKRGSVEELEERVSTLKSSLQIAEAELDRVRKGKQVA, from the exons ATGTCGTCGGTGGCGGTGGTGCAGGCCGGCGACATGCCGGACCCGTCCGTGCGGAACCTCCTGGACCAGGACACCCTCAAGTGGGTCTTCGTCGGCGGCAAGGGCGGCGTCGGCAAGACCACCTGCAGCTCCATCGTCTCCATCCTCCTCGCCTCCGTCCGCAGCTCCGTGCTCGTCATCTCCACCGACCCCGCCCACAACCTCAGCGACGCCTTCCAGCAGCGCTTCACAAAGTTCCCCACCCTCGTCAAGGGATTCTCCAACCTCTACGCCATG GAAATTGATCCCAAAGTAGAAAATGATGATTTTGGCAATGAAGGAATGGAAGGATTTATTTCAGAATTGACAAATGCAATTCCAGGAGTCGATGAAGCTATGAGTTTTGCTGAAATGCTGAA ATTAGTTCAAACAATGGACTACTCTGTTGTAGTTTTTGATACTGCTCCTACAGGGCATACTTTAAGATTGCTGCAGTTCCCTGCAACACTGGAGAAGGGTCTAGAGAAAATGATGGACTTAAAAAATAGATTTGGTGGTCTGATAAATCAG GCCACTCGACTTTTTGGTCTTGGTGATGAATTGAACGAGGATGCAATGCTTGGGAGGATCGAAGGCATGAAGGATGTGATTGAGCAAGTGAACAGGCAATTTAAAGACCC GGACTTGACAACCTTTGTTTGTGTCTGTATTCCTGAGTTTCTTTCACTGTATGAAACGGAGAGATTGGTGCAAGAGTTAGCGAAATTTGAGATCGATGCACACAACATTATAATCAATCAAGTTATTTTTGATGAGGAAG CTGTTGAGTCGAAACTGCTAAAAGCACGGGTAAAGATGCAACAAAAGTATGTTGATCAGTTTCATATGCTGTACGACGACTTCAATATCACCAAATTGCCATTGCTCCCAGAGGAG GTATGTGGTGTTCAAGCTCTA AAAAACTTCTCCAAGCACTTCCTTGCACCATACACACCCACCCTGAAAAGGGGCAGCGTGGAGGAGCTAGAAGAGAGAGTGTCTACACTGAAATCATCACTTCAAATAGCTGAGGCTGAACTAGATAGAGTTAGGAAAGGAAAACAGGTAGCATGA